One Candidatus Neomarinimicrobiota bacterium DNA segment encodes these proteins:
- a CDS encoding TlpA family protein disulfide reductase, translated as MKFRIYVTLAIFGFMTLVLAQEEAINEAMEKDDSKDLMIGQIAPKWALKTNPDKINFEFLRKWTVGKDERLLRPQSQPNRHAVLMSFFATWCSPCMKELPILEEVYKKYKDKQIKFFLIDITEATRGNPGYENMPKAGPFLKEKGVTMEILYDLRGKVMENYNAQTLPRLFIVDGYQTLRMTRKGFHEGEEEIFKKELSEIIDELLAELPDSE; from the coding sequence ATGAAATTTAGAATTTATGTAACACTTGCAATCTTTGGGTTTATGACCTTGGTGCTCGCCCAGGAAGAAGCCATTAATGAGGCAATGGAAAAAGATGATTCAAAGGATTTAATGATCGGGCAAATTGCGCCAAAGTGGGCACTTAAAACTAATCCCGATAAGATTAATTTTGAATTCTTAAGAAAATGGACTGTCGGAAAAGATGAACGGCTTTTACGTCCGCAATCCCAACCAAACAGACATGCAGTGTTGATGAGTTTTTTTGCAACTTGGTGCTCACCCTGTATGAAAGAATTACCCATATTGGAAGAGGTCTATAAAAAATATAAAGATAAACAAATCAAATTTTTTCTGATTGATATTACTGAGGCAACACGCGGGAACCCTGGATACGAAAACATGCCAAAGGCCGGGCCATTCCTTAAAGAAAAAGGTGTTACGATGGAAATTTTATATGATTTACGCGGGAAAGTGATGGAAAATTATAATGCACAAACATTACCCAGATTGTTTATTGTGGACGGTTACCAAACACTTCGCATGACTAGGAAAGGATTTCACGAAGGGGAAGAAGAAATATTTAAGAAAGAATTATCTGAAATTATAGACGAACTTTTGGCTGAATTGCCGGATTCGGAATAA